Proteins encoded by one window of Dietzia sp. B32:
- a CDS encoding DegT/DnrJ/EryC1/StrS aminotransferase family protein: MPDIGEEEVQAATRALRSGWLTTGNQAATFEREFAEFLGGDGLQAVAVNSATAGLHLALEAAGVGPGDEVIVPTWTFTATAEVVRYLGATPILVDVDRETLCIDYTVAEQAVSRKTRAVMPVHFAGLAVDTKETAAFAAAHDLLTVEDAAHILPGTSHGELIGSGNSLASVFSFYATKTITTGEGGMLVTRYEEIADRARTMRLHGINKDVFDRYTSSSASWFYEVVAPGYKYNLPDPAAAIGRVQLGRAWAFQDARESIAKRYDSAFADLPVQLPAHAPGGDVHSWHLYVLRLGADANIGRNEFIGQMAERGVRCSVHFIPLHIHPYWRDLGSHVNSDFPVASAEFERAVSLPAFSSMTDAQVDHVISSVSDILS; this comes from the coding sequence GTGCCAGACATCGGTGAGGAGGAAGTCCAAGCTGCGACGCGTGCGCTGAGGTCAGGTTGGCTGACAACGGGGAACCAGGCCGCAACTTTTGAACGCGAATTTGCTGAGTTCTTGGGCGGCGATGGACTGCAGGCAGTTGCCGTGAACTCGGCTACCGCTGGGCTCCACCTCGCGCTAGAGGCGGCTGGCGTCGGCCCCGGCGACGAAGTTATTGTCCCAACTTGGACGTTTACGGCGACAGCCGAAGTGGTCCGTTACTTAGGTGCAACTCCAATTTTAGTTGATGTAGATCGTGAAACTCTCTGTATCGACTACACCGTTGCGGAGCAGGCGGTGTCCCGTAAAACTAGAGCAGTGATGCCTGTCCATTTCGCTGGCTTAGCCGTTGATACAAAGGAGACCGCCGCTTTCGCCGCCGCGCACGATCTATTAACCGTGGAGGACGCGGCGCATATCCTCCCAGGAACGTCCCACGGTGAGCTGATTGGTTCCGGAAACAGTCTTGCCTCAGTGTTTAGTTTTTATGCAACTAAGACCATCACGACTGGTGAGGGCGGCATGCTTGTTACCCGGTATGAGGAAATCGCTGATCGAGCTCGCACCATGAGGCTGCACGGTATAAATAAGGATGTGTTCGATAGATATACCAGCAGCTCTGCGAGCTGGTTCTATGAGGTGGTCGCACCTGGGTACAAATACAACCTACCCGATCCGGCCGCAGCAATCGGTAGGGTGCAGCTGGGCCGTGCTTGGGCTTTTCAAGATGCTCGAGAGTCCATTGCCAAACGTTACGACTCAGCGTTTGCTGATCTTCCAGTGCAGCTGCCAGCCCACGCTCCTGGGGGCGACGTCCATTCCTGGCACTTGTACGTCCTTCGATTAGGTGCGGATGCTAATATCGGCCGCAATGAATTTATTGGACAGATGGCTGAGCGAGGTGTCCGATGCTCCGTTCACTTCATCCCGCTGCATATCCATCCTTACTGGAGGGATCTTGGGTCGCATGTCAACTCGGATTTTCCGGTTGCGAGCGCCGAGTTTGAGAGGGCGGTTAGTCTGCCAGCATTTTCTTCGATGACGGACGCTCAGGTTGACCATGTAATTTCGTCAGTTAGCGACATTCTGTCGTGA
- a CDS encoding glycosyltransferase family 4 protein, whose translation MRFGLLTQWYDPEPGPAALPGALARGLRDAGHEVSVLTGFPNYPTGELHSGYTQEHGYVETVDGINVRRAPVYLSHDERPLHRIANYASFGFSATRAAKDFFKNLDAVWVNYSPVTIAMPLWRGQRLFDTPAVVEVGDLWPDTIFASGMVQRNVIGRLGEYALNAWCSRIYRSASSVVYISPSVGGILSARGLEDCQLSYVPKWADEEVFNSSGDRSSAREEFRIPETAKVLVYAGTLGGAQGLSSLIKATSLVNDPDFLLVIAGSGTEESKLRKLALESPIRNVRFLGRVPQARMNDLMAAADFCYVGLAQNPLSQITMPSKTQAILASGKPLLAAAHGDLTALVSQNSVGRTADPASPYSIAASIEWFCKLSPKELSELGERASALYEKEFSLARGVKHIEALLIQAAEQNREPDVK comes from the coding sequence ATGCGGTTCGGACTCTTGACACAATGGTACGACCCAGAACCGGGCCCCGCGGCGCTGCCCGGCGCACTAGCGCGAGGGCTACGCGACGCTGGTCATGAAGTCTCAGTTCTGACCGGGTTCCCTAACTATCCAACTGGCGAGCTCCATTCCGGATATACGCAGGAGCATGGCTATGTTGAGACCGTAGACGGCATTAACGTCCGCAGAGCACCGGTGTACTTGAGCCACGATGAGCGACCACTACACCGAATAGCTAACTACGCGTCATTCGGCTTCTCTGCAACGCGTGCCGCCAAAGACTTTTTCAAGAACCTCGACGCCGTATGGGTAAACTACTCTCCTGTCACTATAGCTATGCCCCTTTGGAGGGGGCAGCGTTTATTTGACACTCCTGCGGTCGTCGAAGTTGGCGATTTGTGGCCGGACACCATATTCGCATCGGGCATGGTGCAGAGGAACGTGATCGGTCGTCTCGGCGAATATGCGCTAAATGCCTGGTGCTCGAGAATCTACCGATCCGCAAGTTCAGTGGTGTACATATCTCCTAGTGTCGGCGGCATCCTTTCGGCCCGAGGTCTCGAAGACTGCCAACTAAGCTATGTTCCCAAATGGGCCGACGAAGAGGTATTTAACTCAAGCGGAGATAGGTCATCCGCCCGAGAGGAATTCAGGATTCCCGAAACCGCCAAAGTTTTGGTTTACGCGGGCACTCTTGGGGGCGCACAAGGTCTTTCTTCGCTCATCAAGGCAACTAGCTTGGTCAACGATCCTGATTTCTTATTGGTGATCGCCGGTTCAGGTACCGAGGAGAGCAAACTTCGCAAATTAGCACTCGAATCACCGATCAGGAACGTCAGGTTTCTCGGTCGCGTACCTCAGGCGCGAATGAACGATCTTATGGCCGCTGCCGATTTTTGCTATGTGGGTCTTGCTCAAAATCCGTTGTCCCAAATAACCATGCCGAGCAAGACTCAGGCAATCTTGGCCTCTGGAAAGCCATTACTTGCCGCAGCCCACGGCGACCTGACCGCTCTCGTGTCGCAGAACTCCGTTGGCCGCACCGCCGATCCGGCATCTCCCTATTCTATTGCCGCTTCAATCGAGTGGTTCTGCAAGTTATCGCCTAAAGAACTGTCCGAACTCGGCGAACGCGCCAGCGCCCTTTACGAGAAAGAATTCTCGCTAGCCAGGGGTGTGAAACACATTGAGGCTCTGCTGATCCAAGCCGCGGAGCAGAATCGGGAACCCGATGTCAAATAA
- a CDS encoding GNAT family N-acetyltransferase: MSNNKKSADTLFPEDAKQLAKLHIRSFPDFFLSSLGERFLAEFYRAYATDPTAVTVVARDDSGTPIGAVVGTSEPAGFYSRLLRRRLFRFAFLAGISLLGQPRSAPRVIRGLAYRGEAPENGADWALLASLCVDPDLQGSGIGKHLTTDWLHRASLRGIQVAFLTTDAIGNDSVNAFYRSQGWRIDASYTTRQGRTMNRYVIDITPEL; the protein is encoded by the coding sequence ATGTCAAATAATAAAAAGTCGGCAGACACACTCTTTCCCGAAGATGCGAAACAACTCGCCAAGCTACACATAAGGTCTTTTCCCGATTTCTTCCTAAGTAGCCTCGGGGAACGCTTTCTGGCTGAATTCTACCGCGCGTATGCCACGGATCCGACAGCCGTGACCGTCGTAGCTCGCGATGACTCAGGGACGCCGATCGGAGCGGTTGTCGGGACATCTGAGCCGGCAGGGTTCTATTCCCGGCTCCTCAGACGCCGTCTTTTTCGGTTTGCTTTTTTGGCCGGTATCTCCTTGCTGGGGCAGCCCCGCTCTGCACCAAGAGTCATCAGAGGTCTAGCATACCGCGGTGAAGCTCCAGAGAATGGGGCAGACTGGGCCCTTCTCGCATCGCTATGCGTTGACCCGGATTTACAGGGATCCGGAATCGGAAAACACCTAACAACCGATTGGCTCCACCGAGCTTCGTTGCGCGGAATCCAGGTCGCATTCCTAACCACTGACGCCATCGGCAACGATTCAGTTAACGCATTCTACCGGTCACAAGGTTGGCGGATTGACGCGTCCTACACGACCCGTCAAGGCCGGACAATGAACCGGTATGTCATAGACATTACGCCGGAACTTTGA
- a CDS encoding polysaccharide biosynthesis protein, which produces MTDKLNGATVAITGGTGSFGSTMARHLLTLGVNQVNIFSRDEAKQDEMRSRLDEPRLRFFIGDVRDQESVESALVGADFAFHAAALKQVPSCEFFPDQAVKTNVDGSRNVIRAAHKLGVKSVVCLSTDKAVYPVNAMGMSKALMEKTAQAFARNNPKSQTTVSITRYGNVMYSRGSVIPLFVRQIREGKPITLTEGSMTRFLMTLQESVDLVEHAFFHAEPGDLFVKKAPACTVDTLAKATALVMGIDNPEIVKIGMRHGEKMYETLLSREEKAKATDQGDYFKVPLDARSLQYSVYVDEGDSNAREAEDFDSNNTDQMTVEETATMIAALPEIQQVLAEVHR; this is translated from the coding sequence ATGACAGATAAGTTAAATGGCGCCACAGTCGCAATAACTGGTGGAACTGGTTCATTCGGATCAACTATGGCGCGTCATCTACTCACCTTGGGTGTCAACCAGGTCAATATTTTCAGCCGTGACGAGGCCAAGCAAGACGAAATGCGATCCAGATTAGACGAGCCCCGCCTCAGGTTCTTTATCGGAGATGTGCGGGACCAGGAAAGCGTGGAGAGCGCTCTCGTCGGTGCCGACTTCGCCTTTCATGCTGCGGCTCTCAAGCAGGTCCCTTCGTGCGAGTTCTTTCCTGATCAGGCGGTCAAGACCAATGTCGATGGCAGCCGCAATGTCATCAGAGCCGCCCACAAACTCGGCGTAAAGTCGGTCGTTTGCCTGTCCACAGATAAGGCCGTATACCCGGTCAATGCGATGGGCATGTCAAAAGCCCTTATGGAAAAGACCGCGCAAGCATTCGCCCGCAACAACCCGAAGTCCCAGACCACGGTTTCTATTACCCGCTACGGCAACGTCATGTACTCGCGCGGATCGGTGATCCCGCTATTTGTTCGACAGATCCGCGAGGGCAAGCCGATTACCTTAACCGAGGGTTCAATGACGCGGTTCCTTATGACCCTCCAAGAGTCCGTCGATCTCGTGGAACACGCGTTTTTCCATGCCGAGCCGGGTGACTTGTTCGTCAAGAAGGCACCGGCCTGCACGGTGGATACCCTCGCCAAGGCCACCGCACTCGTCATGGGCATCGATAACCCGGAGATCGTGAAAATTGGTATGCGTCACGGCGAGAAGATGTACGAGACCCTACTCTCCCGCGAAGAAAAAGCGAAGGCCACCGACCAGGGCGACTACTTCAAGGTGCCGCTTGATGCGCGATCGCTTCAGTACTCAGTGTACGTCGACGAGGGTGATTCTAACGCCCGCGAAGCAGAGGACTTCGACTCAAATAACACTGACCAAATGACCGTGGAAGAAACGGCAACCATGATCGCAGCGCTGCCTGAAATTCAGCAGGTCCTAGCGGAGGTCCACCGATGA
- a CDS encoding NAD-dependent epimerase/dehydratase family protein encodes MKIVLTGATGFLGWHTRLRLSALTEHEVHPVSRQNWSELGNLLANADAIIHIAGVNRAADDEAVERGNIELGNDLAAAVASSGRALRVVMAGTIQVERDNAYGRGKLAAQNQIAKATLSLGGHFVEVRLPNLFGEHGVPNYNSFVATFIRAVIGGETPQINDNPVELLHAQDASQALIDGLDTSATTLRPRGQHTGVVAVWNLLKEFHRSYVPIGEIPDLSTRFRIDLFNAYRAALFPGHYPINLVPHSDSRGSFVETVRCCGGEGQSSISSTAPGVTRGEHYHLTKIERFAVIQGKARISLRKMFEEDVLDFEVSGDVPVAIDMPVGWVHNITNTGDDVLLTQFWSHELFRPDAPDTFPEPVRRTAEESDQ; translated from the coding sequence ATGAAAATCGTCCTTACCGGCGCCACCGGTTTCCTTGGATGGCACACCCGCCTCCGCCTCTCGGCGCTCACAGAGCATGAAGTCCATCCCGTTTCGCGGCAGAACTGGTCAGAGCTAGGCAACCTTCTGGCCAACGCGGACGCAATAATCCACATCGCCGGGGTCAACCGAGCGGCGGACGACGAAGCGGTGGAACGAGGGAATATCGAATTAGGCAACGATCTCGCGGCTGCTGTGGCATCTTCCGGCCGAGCCCTGCGGGTTGTCATGGCCGGCACCATTCAGGTTGAACGCGACAACGCATACGGCCGCGGCAAATTGGCGGCCCAAAATCAGATCGCTAAAGCTACCCTGTCCCTCGGCGGGCACTTCGTCGAAGTTCGCCTTCCAAACCTATTCGGTGAGCACGGAGTCCCCAATTATAATTCCTTCGTGGCCACGTTTATTAGGGCCGTTATAGGGGGAGAGACTCCCCAGATAAACGACAATCCGGTGGAGTTGCTCCACGCACAAGATGCGTCGCAAGCCCTAATAGACGGCCTCGACACATCGGCGACAACGCTCCGGCCCCGAGGTCAGCACACCGGTGTCGTTGCGGTGTGGAATCTCTTGAAGGAGTTTCACCGATCGTACGTCCCGATCGGCGAGATCCCAGACCTCAGTACAAGGTTCCGGATTGACCTATTCAACGCCTACCGAGCCGCACTCTTTCCGGGCCACTACCCGATTAACCTCGTTCCGCACTCGGATTCTCGCGGCTCGTTCGTAGAAACCGTTCGTTGCTGCGGGGGCGAGGGACAGTCCTCAATCAGTTCCACTGCACCCGGCGTCACACGCGGCGAGCATTACCACCTCACCAAGATCGAGCGATTTGCAGTTATCCAGGGTAAAGCTCGGATAAGCCTTCGGAAAATGTTTGAGGAGGACGTCTTGGACTTCGAGGTCTCCGGTGACGTTCCCGTCGCGATCGACATGCCAGTGGGGTGGGTTCACAACATCACCAACACCGGTGACGATGTGTTGCTCACGCAGTTTTGGAGCCACGAGCTCTTTCGTCCGGATGCTCCAGACACGTTCCCTGAACCCGTCCGCCGCACTGCCGAGGAGTCAGACCAGTGA
- the wecB gene encoding non-hydrolyzing UDP-N-acetylglucosamine 2-epimerase: protein MKIVTVVGTRPELIRLARVIHRLDATAGITHVLVHTGQNYDYTLNQVFFDDLGIRQPDHMLGVDTSSLGAVLGGTLIATERVLHEESPDAVLVLGDTNSCIAALMARRMRIPTYHMEAGNRCFDLNVPEETNRRMVDHVSDFNLVYTEHARRNLLAEGLHPRRILKTGSPMREVLNAYLDQINASTVLADKGLEKGKYFLVSAHREENVDSPERLQMLLDCLTAVHTHFELPIFVSTHPRTRKRLTALADWSEPEGIIFSEPLGFHDYNKLQLSAACCLSDSGTIAEESSILGFPAITLRDSIERPEALDTGAIIMTGLHSDDVVAAVQLAMDSGYERAGTSHITPDDYLIDNTSERAVKFIISTVHRHRSWAGIR, encoded by the coding sequence GTGAAAATAGTGACTGTCGTGGGAACGCGCCCTGAGCTCATCCGTCTGGCCCGGGTCATCCATCGTCTCGATGCCACGGCCGGCATTACGCACGTCCTGGTACACACTGGCCAGAATTACGACTACACACTCAACCAAGTTTTTTTCGACGATCTGGGAATTCGCCAACCGGACCACATGCTTGGAGTCGACACGTCTAGCCTCGGCGCAGTGCTCGGTGGCACGCTAATCGCTACGGAAAGAGTCCTACATGAGGAGTCTCCCGATGCCGTATTGGTACTCGGTGACACTAACTCGTGCATTGCGGCTCTCATGGCTCGCCGCATGCGCATTCCGACCTACCACATGGAAGCGGGCAATCGCTGCTTTGATCTGAACGTGCCAGAGGAAACCAACCGGCGCATGGTCGACCACGTTTCTGACTTTAATCTCGTATACACGGAACACGCGCGGAGAAACCTTCTAGCCGAGGGATTGCATCCCCGCCGGATCCTTAAGACAGGTTCGCCGATGCGCGAGGTGCTCAACGCCTACCTCGACCAGATCAATGCGTCTACGGTCCTGGCCGACAAGGGCCTCGAAAAGGGCAAATACTTCCTCGTCTCAGCTCATCGCGAGGAAAATGTGGACTCTCCAGAGCGGCTGCAGATGCTTCTCGACTGTTTGACAGCCGTCCACACCCACTTCGAACTTCCGATTTTCGTCTCTACACATCCCCGTACACGTAAGCGACTCACCGCACTCGCGGACTGGTCGGAACCGGAGGGCATCATATTCTCTGAACCCCTAGGGTTCCACGACTATAACAAACTTCAACTATCCGCAGCTTGCTGCCTGTCGGACTCTGGCACCATCGCAGAGGAATCTTCAATCCTAGGTTTTCCTGCAATCACCCTGCGTGATTCGATAGAGCGCCCCGAGGCATTGGACACAGGGGCGATAATAATGACTGGTTTACACTCCGATGACGTTGTAGCGGCGGTTCAACTAGCTATGGATTCCGGATACGAACGAGCCGGAACGAGCCATATCACGCCCGATGACTACCTGATTGACAACACATCGGAGCGCGCAGTGAAGTTTATAATATCTACAGTTCACAGGCACAGGTCCTGGGCGGGCATACGGTAG